In the Osmerus eperlanus chromosome 27, fOsmEpe2.1, whole genome shotgun sequence genome, one interval contains:
- the fxyd2 gene encoding sodium/potassium-transporting ATPase subunit gamma isoform X1, whose protein sequence is MGGDTPDPVDADFNYDYYLIRKGGLIFAGVLFLVGIAILFSKKLNCGANRKAKPASTEK, encoded by the exons ACACACCAGACCCTGTGGACGCCGACTTCAACTACG ACTATTATTTAATTCGAAAAGGAGGACTCATCTTCGCTGGCGTGCTCTTTTTGGTGGGAATTGCTATCCTTTTCA GTAAGAAGCTGAACTGTGGGGCAAATCGGAAAGCAAA GCCTGCGAGCACTGAGAAATGA
- the fxyd2 gene encoding sodium/potassium-transporting ATPase subunit gamma isoform X2: MGGDTPDPVDADFNYDYYLIRKGGLIFAGVLFLVGIAILFSKFCHPAHKRRPASTEK, from the exons ACACACCAGACCCTGTGGACGCCGACTTCAACTACG ACTATTATTTAATTCGAAAAGGAGGACTCATCTTCGCTGGCGTGCTCTTTTTGGTGGGAATTGCTATCCTTTTCAGTAAGTTTTGCCATCCTGCTCACAAACGC AGGCCTGCGAGCACTGAGAAATGA